A stretch of the Neptunomonas phycophila genome encodes the following:
- a CDS encoding flagellar hook assembly protein FlgD → MADITGTTATSIFEQINAANSSSSTSTTQSESDSQMFMELMIAQLQNQDPTSPADTADFMQQISNMTMVESITELTSTMTELSSEMMTSQAALQASSMVGQQAFVATDKASLSAGGSIEGAFTLDTSASNVQVSIYDSAGSLVDSWSEGALATGDHSFEWQGGENAAGNYSVVIQKSSSDGTTENIDSYIGHTVNSVTLGQNGIGMKVNTDAGAYSTSDILQIG, encoded by the coding sequence ATGGCTGATATTACTGGTACTACAGCTACATCGATATTTGAGCAGATTAATGCGGCAAATTCGTCTAGCTCTACATCTACCACGCAGAGTGAATCTGATAGTCAGATGTTTATGGAGCTGATGATTGCGCAATTGCAAAATCAGGATCCAACCAGCCCGGCAGATACCGCTGATTTCATGCAGCAGATATCTAATATGACGATGGTTGAAAGCATTACTGAGCTAACGTCAACCATGACCGAACTTAGCTCAGAAATGATGACGAGCCAGGCGGCGTTGCAGGCATCATCGATGGTAGGTCAGCAAGCGTTTGTTGCAACCGACAAAGCGAGCTTATCCGCTGGTGGAAGTATTGAAGGGGCGTTCACGCTCGATACGAGTGCCTCTAATGTGCAGGTCTCTATTTATGACTCGGCAGGAAGCCTAGTCGATAGCTGGTCTGAAGGTGCTTTAGCAACAGGAGATCATTCATTTGAGTGGCAAGGTGGTGAAAACGCAGCAGGTAACTACTCGGTTGTGATTCAAAAATCATCATCTGATGGCACTACAGAAAATATAGACAGTTATATAGGCCATACTGTGAACAGCGTTACGCTGGGACAAAACGGTATTGGTATGAAAGTAAATACCGATGCCGGTGCATACAGCACTAGCGATATTTTACAGATCGGTTAA
- a CDS encoding flagellar hook protein FlgE, whose product MAGFNTAVTGIKAATTDLDVAGNNIANSSTTGFKASRVEFGDIYATAVVGAGTVNTAGSGVTVMDIATDYSAGTIEFTNNNLDLAINGSGFFQLDDGQGGTTYTRAGAFELDSEGYIVSKTGKYLQGYGLDELGNQLPLQNLAVTQKESSPHATESIDLAFNIDSAKDAELLARSFDKTNASSYSYSTTVETFDSLGNANSIRYYFVEQAAVREQFQFDVSGLPAGEDLTISGVTITSTSTPLTTAEEDALEAADPRIDLDTLSLSAGTLTFELKADSTSAGDVVISDTSGSEYPVANLDDGVPSTRAANEVQTFTIDSSLFSYNASVGDDTLDNATTVAIGGVSLEFDTGMTLEDVGLAIEDAQQEIIDNNPDIESVEFNEATGEIDITWEAVAGNVDLLAISGGTNSPFVETTPGNVDIAVVQGDNSFQGAYRMYAYLNDEQQLNLGKVVDPGESGFLTDKTEVGPIVIKFNSTTGKLAEVNGEEVPDGGTAPNITILGADPANPNDTLLDSDVDSLVGVQLDITGSSQFASDSIVKSSSQDGYPKGDLIGVAFSENGEMVASFSNGQTQKLGLVSIATFANQSGLQSSGDTEWIATFDSGAAVLNPPGTGLNGTLTSAALEQSNVDLSSELVKLIEAQRNFQANSKTLETLNTVTQSILQI is encoded by the coding sequence ATGGCAGGTTTTAATACAGCAGTTACGGGTATCAAAGCAGCAACCACCGACCTGGATGTCGCCGGTAACAACATTGCAAACTCAAGTACAACAGGCTTTAAAGCATCGCGTGTAGAGTTTGGTGATATTTACGCTACCGCTGTCGTTGGGGCAGGCACGGTGAATACCGCAGGCTCTGGTGTAACAGTGATGGATATCGCTACCGACTACAGTGCGGGCACCATCGAATTTACCAACAACAACCTAGATTTAGCCATTAACGGTTCAGGCTTTTTTCAGTTGGATGATGGGCAGGGCGGTACGACCTATACACGTGCTGGTGCATTTGAACTAGACAGCGAAGGCTATATTGTTTCTAAAACAGGCAAATACCTACAGGGTTATGGCTTAGACGAGTTGGGTAATCAGCTACCGTTGCAAAACTTAGCGGTAACCCAAAAAGAGAGCTCACCACATGCCACAGAGTCTATTGACTTGGCATTTAACATCGATTCGGCAAAAGATGCTGAGTTGTTAGCGCGCTCATTTGATAAAACAAACGCTAGCTCTTACTCATATTCTACCACGGTAGAGACATTCGATAGCTTAGGTAATGCAAACTCAATCCGTTATTACTTTGTTGAGCAAGCGGCTGTTCGTGAGCAGTTCCAGTTTGATGTGTCAGGCCTACCTGCTGGTGAAGATTTAACAATCTCAGGTGTGACTATTACATCGACTAGCACTCCGTTAACGACCGCCGAAGAAGATGCGTTGGAAGCGGCTGATCCACGGATTGATTTAGATACCTTATCCCTTTCAGCTGGCACGCTTACTTTTGAATTAAAAGCTGACTCTACCAGTGCTGGCGATGTGGTGATCAGTGATACTAGTGGTTCTGAATACCCGGTAGCTAATTTAGATGACGGTGTGCCAAGTACACGCGCGGCGAACGAGGTTCAAACTTTTACGATTGATTCTTCGTTGTTCTCTTATAATGCGTCGGTTGGTGATGACACGTTAGACAATGCCACTACGGTTGCCATTGGTGGTGTGTCTCTTGAATTTGATACAGGTATGACGTTAGAGGACGTGGGGCTAGCTATTGAAGATGCTCAGCAAGAGATTATCGACAATAACCCTGATATTGAATCTGTTGAGTTTAATGAAGCCACAGGTGAGATCGATATTACTTGGGAAGCCGTTGCTGGTAACGTCGATTTACTCGCCATTTCAGGTGGTACTAACAGTCCTTTTGTTGAAACAACACCCGGTAACGTAGATATAGCTGTTGTTCAGGGGGATAACTCATTCCAAGGCGCTTATCGTATGTATGCTTATCTAAATGATGAGCAACAATTGAACTTGGGTAAGGTTGTAGATCCAGGTGAGAGTGGTTTCTTGACGGATAAAACAGAAGTAGGCCCTATTGTTATCAAGTTTAACTCTACGACTGGTAAGTTAGCCGAAGTGAACGGTGAAGAAGTTCCTGATGGCGGCACAGCACCTAACATTACCATTCTAGGTGCAGACCCAGCTAACCCTAATGATACGCTGCTTGATAGTGATGTAGACTCGTTAGTGGGTGTGCAGCTTGATATTACAGGCTCTAGTCAGTTTGCATCCGACTCAATCGTTAAAAGCTCTTCGCAAGATGGTTATCCCAAAGGAGACCTGATTGGCGTGGCTTTCTCTGAAAACGGCGAGATGGTGGCTAGCTTTAGTAACGGTCAAACTCAAAAGCTAGGGTTGGTGTCTATCGCAACGTTCGCTAACCAGTCTGGTTTGCAATCAAGTGGGGATACCGAATGGATTGCTACGTTTGATTCGGGGGCAGCTGTGCTTAACCCACCAGGAACAGGTTTAAATGGTACGTTGACATCGGCAGCGCTTGAGCAATCGAACGTAGATTTGTCATCTGAATTGGTTAAATTGATTGAAGCACAGCGTAACTTCCAGGCGAACTCTAAAACATTAGAAACCCTGAATACCGTCACCCAGTCTATTTTGCAGATTTAA
- the flgJ gene encoding flagellar assembly peptidoglycan hydrolase FlgJ: MAINSTSNTDPGFYTDLNSLQKIKNQSKTDSPEALRQVAQQFEQMFLKMLMTSMRDANEAFGSDDVFNSSQVRFYQDMMDSQVTLELSQGGSGVGLTDVLVRQLSQQFDIRMDSDKEDQTGDVSESERLLNRAFSVGAMNASSQVLGQIQSKLTDQEPGVTPVDKTVEALAQSVASSDEPAENLPDRFNSPEEFVEALLPLAEKMAGELGVDPKVLVAQAALETGWGKYVIKESDGSSSYNLFNIKAGRSWDGDRAQVSTLEYRDGIAQKERADFRSYGSYQESFRDYVDFLKNSTRYQQALNVADSPLQYLQELQQAGYATDPAYADKINSIFENRILSMAQAATKEG, encoded by the coding sequence ATGGCCATTAATAGCACGAGCAATACAGATCCAGGTTTTTATACGGACTTAAACAGTCTACAAAAAATAAAAAACCAATCGAAAACAGATAGCCCAGAGGCACTACGCCAAGTGGCTCAGCAATTTGAACAGATGTTCTTGAAGATGCTGATGACCAGTATGCGCGATGCAAATGAGGCGTTTGGCAGCGATGATGTGTTTAACAGCTCGCAAGTGCGTTTTTACCAAGACATGATGGATAGCCAAGTCACATTAGAGCTTTCTCAAGGTGGCAGCGGCGTAGGCTTGACCGATGTACTGGTGCGCCAGTTAAGCCAGCAATTTGATATACGTATGGATAGCGATAAAGAGGATCAGACTGGCGATGTTTCAGAGTCAGAACGCCTATTAAATCGCGCATTCAGTGTCGGAGCCATGAACGCTAGCTCCCAAGTGTTAGGACAAATTCAAAGTAAGTTAACGGATCAAGAGCCCGGCGTAACGCCTGTGGATAAAACGGTTGAAGCATTAGCGCAATCAGTCGCTAGTTCTGACGAACCCGCAGAGAACCTGCCTGATCGTTTTAATTCTCCTGAGGAGTTTGTGGAGGCGCTTTTGCCTCTTGCCGAAAAAATGGCGGGCGAGTTGGGTGTCGACCCTAAAGTGCTCGTGGCTCAAGCCGCGTTAGAGACTGGCTGGGGTAAATACGTCATAAAAGAAAGTGACGGAAGTAGCAGTTACAACCTTTTTAATATTAAAGCCGGCCGCAGTTGGGACGGAGATCGCGCGCAAGTCAGTACTTTGGAATATCGTGATGGCATTGCACAAAAAGAGCGAGCGGACTTTAGAAGTTATGGTTCGTATCAGGAAAGCTTCCGCGATTATGTCGATTTCTTAAAAAACAGCACTCGCTATCAACAAGCCTTAAATGTCGCGGATAGCCCGTTGCAGTATTTACAAGAGCTGCAGCAAGCTGGGTATGCAACAGACCCAGCTTACGCCGATAAAATTAATTCAATCTTTGAAAATCGCATTCTTAGTATGGCACAAGCGGCCACTAAAGAAGGTTAA
- the flgG gene encoding flagellar basal-body rod protein FlgG, translating into MHGALFVAKTGLSAQDTSLKVISNNLANVSTVGFKKDRAVFEDLLYQTVRQPGAETAEGNQLPSGLQLGNGVRVVGTQKMFSTGEIQVTDETFDVAINGRGFFQVTMPNGDIGYTRNGQFHLNSDNELVTAEGYLIEPAITLPDDVQSFTVGVDGTVEVVVAGDATPTQIGTLEIADFVNPQGLQAIGQNLFLETAASGAPQVAQPGEEGLGILRQGMLEASNVNAVEELVNMITTQRAYEINSKVISTADEMLSFVTQQL; encoded by the coding sequence ATGCACGGTGCATTATTTGTCGCTAAAACAGGGTTGTCGGCTCAAGATACGTCATTAAAAGTTATCTCCAATAACCTAGCTAACGTCAGTACGGTTGGATTCAAGAAAGACCGTGCCGTATTTGAAGATTTGCTCTATCAGACAGTTCGCCAGCCAGGAGCAGAGACGGCAGAAGGTAATCAATTACCGTCCGGTCTGCAGCTGGGTAATGGTGTGCGTGTAGTGGGTACTCAGAAAATGTTTAGTACCGGTGAGATTCAAGTTACCGACGAAACATTTGATGTGGCAATTAATGGGCGTGGCTTTTTTCAAGTCACCATGCCTAACGGGGATATAGGCTATACCCGCAACGGGCAGTTTCATCTTAATTCAGACAATGAGTTGGTAACGGCCGAAGGCTATTTAATAGAACCTGCCATTACCCTTCCTGATGATGTGCAAAGCTTTACCGTAGGCGTGGATGGAACAGTCGAGGTCGTTGTTGCCGGTGACGCTACGCCCACTCAAATTGGTACCTTAGAAATTGCCGATTTCGTTAACCCCCAAGGCTTGCAAGCGATTGGTCAGAACCTGTTCCTGGAAACAGCTGCCAGTGGTGCACCACAAGTAGCCCAGCCCGGTGAAGAAGGCTTAGGTATTTTGCGCCAAGGAATGTTAGAGGCTTCCAACGTGAATGCGGTTGAAGAGCTAGTTAACATGATTACAACTCAGCGCGCCTACGAAATAAATTCTAAAGTGATATCAACGGCCGATGAGATGTTGTCGTTTGTAACGCAGCAATTGTAA
- a CDS encoding flagellar basal body P-ring protein FlgI, translating into MRNLLLGLMIIILAPLAMAERIKDITSVAGVRNNQLVGYGLVVGLDGTGDKTSFTSQTFRNMLNNFGVAIPPTTNPSSKNIAAVAIHAELPPFSKPGQTIDITVSAIGDAKSLRGGSLLMSPLKGADGQVYAMAQGNLVVSGFGAEGRDGSRLSVDVPSVGRIPNGASVERTVPNAFALGDSLTLNLNHPDFTTSRRVAEEINGLLGAHTASSMDATSIRVRAPRDAAQRVSFISVLENLEITPAKEVAKVIINSRTGTIVIGQDVRVSPVAVTHGGLTVAITENLDVNQPDPFAGGETVITPRTGIEVDEGSGHMFEFSPGTSLRDIVEAVNQVGAAPGDLMAILEALKQAGALKAELIVI; encoded by the coding sequence ATGCGTAATTTACTACTAGGCTTGATGATTATCATACTGGCGCCGCTGGCGATGGCTGAGCGAATTAAGGATATAACATCCGTAGCCGGTGTGCGGAATAACCAGCTAGTAGGCTATGGCCTAGTGGTGGGGTTGGATGGTACGGGTGATAAAACCAGCTTTACCTCGCAAACTTTCCGAAACATGCTGAATAATTTTGGCGTGGCCATACCACCAACAACGAACCCTAGCTCAAAAAATATTGCGGCTGTTGCTATTCACGCTGAGCTCCCGCCATTTTCTAAACCGGGACAAACCATCGACATTACCGTTTCCGCAATTGGCGATGCGAAAAGCTTGCGTGGCGGAAGTTTGCTCATGTCACCGTTAAAGGGGGCTGATGGGCAAGTGTATGCCATGGCACAGGGCAATCTTGTGGTTTCGGGGTTTGGTGCTGAAGGGCGTGACGGCTCGCGTTTGTCGGTTGATGTACCCAGCGTTGGTCGTATTCCCAATGGTGCATCGGTTGAACGCACAGTACCTAATGCTTTTGCGTTGGGTGATAGTTTGACACTCAACCTGAACCATCCTGACTTTACAACGTCGCGTCGTGTAGCAGAAGAAATCAATGGGCTATTAGGTGCGCACACGGCTTCATCAATGGATGCGACATCTATCCGTGTAAGGGCTCCGCGGGATGCAGCGCAGCGCGTATCTTTTATCTCTGTTTTAGAAAACTTAGAGATCACTCCGGCTAAAGAGGTCGCTAAAGTTATTATTAACTCTCGTACGGGCACAATTGTTATCGGTCAAGATGTGCGAGTATCACCAGTGGCGGTTACGCATGGTGGGCTGACCGTTGCTATCACCGAAAACTTAGACGTGAACCAGCCTGACCCTTTTGCGGGTGGCGAAACGGTTATTACACCGCGCACAGGTATCGAAGTGGATGAAGGCTCAGGCCATATGTTCGAATTCTCTCCGGGTACGTCTTTGCGCGATATTGTTGAAGCGGTCAACCAAGTAGGAGCGGCACCAGGGGATTTAATGGCGATTCTAGAGGCGCTTAAACAAGCCGGCGCACTGAAAGCTGAATTGATTGTTATCTAA
- the flgH gene encoding flagellar basal body L-ring protein FlgH encodes MIRFALVLLMCVAGVGCVQTPVKPDRAYYAPVSPQQLQQPKPVDGAIFNAYTNINIYSDGRAHRVGDIITVVLSEQTQSSKTASTSTDKSSSMSLPQATVLGSGLSAFGLPISANLDSTGNTFDGEGSSDMSNSLSGDITVTVHEVLPNGILVVRGEKWLTLNQGDEYITVSGMVRPQDIESDNTVESTKLADARIAYSGTGSVQNSNVQGWLSKFFISPLWPF; translated from the coding sequence ATGATTCGTTTTGCTCTTGTTCTTTTAATGTGTGTAGCGGGTGTCGGTTGTGTGCAAACACCGGTAAAGCCGGATCGCGCTTATTATGCACCGGTGTCACCGCAGCAACTGCAGCAGCCTAAACCCGTTGATGGCGCCATCTTTAATGCGTACACCAATATCAATATTTACAGTGACGGACGAGCTCATCGTGTGGGCGATATCATTACTGTCGTATTGAGTGAGCAAACCCAATCATCTAAAACCGCTTCAACCTCAACAGACAAAAGTTCATCTATGTCATTACCGCAAGCCACGGTGTTGGGGTCTGGGTTGTCTGCCTTTGGTTTACCTATTTCCGCTAACTTAGATTCGACGGGTAACACCTTTGATGGCGAAGGCAGTTCTGATATGAGCAATAGCCTGAGTGGCGATATCACAGTGACAGTGCACGAAGTATTACCCAATGGGATTTTAGTTGTGCGCGGTGAAAAGTGGCTAACGCTTAATCAGGGAGATGAATACATTACGGTGAGCGGCATGGTTCGCCCGCAGGATATTGAATCGGACAATACCGTTGAGTCCACTAAGTTGGCCGATGCGCGTATCGCTTATAGCGGTACTGGCAGCGTACAAAATTCAAATGTACAAGGGTGGCTTTCTAAGTTCTTTATTAGCCCGTTGTGGCCATTTTAA
- the flgK gene encoding flagellar hook-associated protein FlgK: MSSYNLLNLGTQALQANSSALGTVGQNISNVNTEGYSRQVVSLTTVQYSSGVQVESIDRITDRFLTEQMWSDVSTYNQSLTYSAFSSRLDDLLATDSTSISSALDSYFSALQNVVDDPTSTPNRELFIAEADALVQRFNNLDASLQTQNVAINDSVEDLADQVNSLTTNIAELNYKIKVGTAANRPINELEDQREELINQLSELVGVDAVEQDGNQISLFVGNGQPLVVGGSANRLSAIPGDPDASQTNLALTISNNEVDVTDQLSGGQIGGALKYREEALNDARDELGRVAILLSESMNEAHQSGIDLNNDLGGLIFSDVNSAQLQRSRVLADSDNRAQLEDGLVEIDDLSQIQASEYTVLYEGDNRITLTRESDGKVIRINDLQQVSDPYDVEQGSYYLNNSKELVFAVDGMKVTLSTDRRMSTGDEFVLQPVRTGAEDMNLEIQDGDHLALASPIRVVSDTENTGSGVTEVAVTDFRALSFDASGELAPPLSIVFNNADPVQYTVYDMTDSLNPQPYSFDSDGDGTAEVLENIPYTAGDSIQLKGFEATITGQPKAGDRFSISFNEDGISDNRNALIMSDLQEADVSSKGAYQDLYGSLLERVGTRTSTAQINLDANKAVLTSTSDAKASVSGVNLDEEAAKLVQFQQAYQASAQLISTSQTLFDTLLSSL; the protein is encoded by the coding sequence ATGTCCAGTTATAACCTTTTAAACCTAGGCACCCAGGCGCTACAAGCGAATTCGAGTGCGTTAGGTACGGTTGGGCAAAATATTTCTAACGTGAATACTGAAGGTTATAGCCGACAAGTGGTGAGCCTCACTACTGTCCAATACAGCTCGGGTGTTCAAGTTGAAAGTATCGACCGAATTACCGATCGTTTTTTGACGGAGCAAATGTGGTCAGATGTATCCACCTACAACCAATCCCTGACGTACTCTGCGTTTTCTAGCCGTTTGGATGATTTACTAGCAACAGACTCTACCAGTATCTCATCGGCCTTAGATAGCTATTTTAGTGCTTTACAGAATGTAGTTGATGATCCCACATCGACTCCTAACCGAGAGCTGTTTATTGCTGAAGCCGACGCGTTAGTTCAGCGTTTTAACAATTTAGACGCCAGCTTGCAGACTCAGAACGTGGCGATCAATGATAGCGTGGAAGATCTCGCCGATCAGGTTAACTCGCTAACCACGAATATTGCTGAGCTTAACTATAAAATTAAAGTAGGTACGGCGGCTAATCGTCCTATTAACGAGTTAGAAGATCAGCGCGAAGAGCTAATCAACCAACTATCGGAGCTGGTGGGTGTTGATGCCGTTGAACAAGATGGGAATCAAATTAGTTTGTTCGTTGGGAACGGACAGCCACTGGTGGTAGGTGGCTCGGCTAACCGGCTGTCGGCTATTCCGGGTGATCCTGATGCAAGCCAAACAAACTTGGCGCTAACTATCTCCAATAATGAAGTGGATGTCACCGATCAGCTAAGTGGTGGCCAGATAGGGGGAGCGCTTAAGTATCGCGAAGAAGCATTAAATGATGCGCGTGATGAATTAGGGCGTGTGGCGATACTGCTATCGGAAAGCATGAACGAAGCGCATCAATCAGGTATTGATCTTAACAATGACTTGGGCGGTTTGATTTTCTCTGATGTTAACTCAGCGCAACTGCAACGCAGTCGTGTTTTGGCAGACAGTGATAACCGCGCACAGTTAGAAGATGGGCTTGTTGAAATAGACGACCTTAGCCAAATCCAAGCCAGCGAATATACCGTACTATACGAGGGTGATAATCGTATCACCCTTACCCGCGAAAGTGACGGAAAAGTTATCCGTATCAATGATTTACAGCAAGTCAGTGATCCCTACGATGTAGAGCAAGGCAGCTATTATTTGAATAATTCAAAAGAGCTGGTTTTTGCTGTTGATGGCATGAAAGTCACCCTGAGCACTGATAGACGTATGTCGACAGGTGATGAGTTTGTATTGCAGCCGGTGCGCACAGGTGCCGAGGACATGAACTTAGAAATTCAGGATGGGGATCATTTAGCCTTAGCCTCACCGATTAGGGTCGTGTCCGACACCGAGAATACGGGCTCCGGCGTAACTGAAGTAGCCGTCACTGATTTTAGAGCACTCAGTTTTGATGCATCTGGTGAGTTAGCACCGCCCTTATCTATTGTATTTAATAACGCGGACCCTGTTCAGTATACCGTTTACGACATGACTGATAGCCTCAATCCGCAGCCCTATAGTTTTGATAGCGATGGCGATGGTACGGCTGAAGTATTGGAAAACATTCCTTACACAGCGGGTGACTCTATCCAGTTGAAAGGGTTTGAAGCCACAATTACAGGTCAGCCTAAAGCGGGTGATCGCTTCAGCATAAGTTTTAACGAGGATGGTATTTCGGATAACCGCAATGCCTTAATCATGTCAGATCTACAAGAAGCGGATGTCAGTAGCAAAGGCGCCTACCAAGATTTATACGGAAGTTTGCTAGAGCGAGTAGGTACTCGTACTTCCACCGCTCAAATCAACCTGGATGCTAATAAAGCGGTTTTAACATCGACATCTGATGCAAAAGCCAGTGTGTCTGGGGTTAATTTAGATGAAGAGGCAGCCAAGCTTGTTCAGTTTCAGCAAGCTTATCAAGCGTCAGCACAGCTGATTTCTACTTCACAAACACTGTTTGATACGCTGCTTAGCAGTCTGTAA
- a CDS encoding flagellar basal body rod protein FlgF codes for MDKLVYIAMSGARENMLSQQAHANNLANANTSGFKADLSQARAMQVFGEGFASRVYAQTERPATDRTAGTFISTERELDIAVDGDGWFAVIGADGNEGYTRSGELQINAANELVTGSGLPVMGNGGVPIVIPPFDQIDIGTDGTISIQPQGEDAVELLVIDRIKLVTLDPATSFKGLDGLMHVDANAVQPPDLNLKIRSGYVETSNVNAVHEMTSIITESRQFEMNIRMMKTAEEVSSAATSILSLN; via the coding sequence ATGGATAAATTAGTTTATATAGCAATGAGCGGCGCTCGCGAAAATATGCTTTCGCAACAAGCCCATGCTAACAATCTAGCAAATGCCAATACCTCAGGTTTTAAAGCAGACTTGTCTCAAGCCCGCGCAATGCAAGTTTTTGGCGAAGGGTTTGCCTCACGTGTTTATGCACAAACTGAGCGTCCGGCTACCGATCGTACAGCAGGTACTTTTATCAGCACGGAGCGAGAGCTAGATATTGCCGTTGATGGTGATGGTTGGTTTGCCGTTATAGGGGCTGACGGCAACGAAGGCTATACACGCAGTGGTGAGCTGCAGATTAATGCCGCTAATGAATTAGTGACAGGCAGTGGATTGCCGGTAATGGGTAACGGAGGCGTACCAATCGTTATTCCGCCCTTCGACCAAATAGACATAGGCACCGATGGCACAATATCTATCCAGCCTCAGGGTGAAGATGCCGTTGAGTTGCTCGTTATTGACCGCATTAAATTAGTAACGCTTGATCCAGCAACCAGCTTTAAAGGTCTTGATGGACTAATGCATGTGGATGCTAATGCGGTGCAGCCGCCTGATTTAAATTTAAAGATACGCTCTGGATATGTAGAAACGAGTAATGTGAATGCTGTGCATGAGATGACCAGCATTATTACCGAATCTCGCCAGTTTGAAATGAATATACGCATGATGAAAACGGCTGAAGAAGTGTCTTCAGCGGCTACATCTATCTTGTCGTTGAATTAA